The genomic region TGGCGGCGATCATGCTCGCGCCCGAGCCGACGCGGGTCCTGTGGACCGTGGTCGTCGTGCTGGTCGCCCTCGCGATCGCCGGCGTCGTCAGTGCCCGGCTCGGGCACAGCAGCGCGCGCCTGGCGGTGACGCGGATCGTCGTGGGCGGTGGCGCCGGGCTCGCGGTGACCTACGCGATCGGCCGGCTCTTCGGCACGGCGGTGGGGTAGCCGCGACCGGCTACCTGTCCCCTCCGCCGGAGAGAAGGCGAGGAGGCCCGCTCGACTGTGTGACACTGTGCGGGACGCCCCTCCTGTGAACCTCATGGCTCGCGCGCCAGGAGCATCATGGATGTCCGTCGCCTGCTGTCCGACATGGCGCTCGAGGTGCAGCACCTCACGCCTGCCGAGACGTTCGAGCGGATCGCCCACTACGCGCGGACGGCCGTCGACGCGCGCGACTCGGGCATCATGATGGTCCGGGCCCGGGCGAAGGTCGCACCGGTGTCCAGCACCTCCGACGACGTCGACCGAGCCCACCGGCTGCAGGTCGAGTGCGGCGAGGGTCCCTGCCTGGAAGCCATCTTCGGCACCGAGTCCAGCTACGTCACCGGCGACGCGGAGAATGACCCGCGCTGGCCGAGGTGGGGCTCGCGGGTGGCTGACCTGGGGTACCGGAGCGTCGTCAGCGTCCGGCTCGCGACCGTCGATCGGACCTACGGGTCGTTGAACGCCTACTCCCGGGACGTGGACGACTTCTCCGACCAGGACCTCGAGGTCATGAAGTACCTCGCCGTCCACGCCACCGTGGCGATCGCGGGCTCCCTGGCCGTCGTCGGCCTGCAGGCGGCGCTGGAGTCACGCAACCTGATCGGGCAGGCCCAGGGCATCTTGATGACCACGTACGACCTCGACGCCGACGGCGCCTTCCAGTACTTGCGGCGCCTCTCCATGGACGGCAACCAGCGCCTCTTCGACGTGGCCACCCAGGTCGTCGAGCAGCGCCACCAGCTGCGCTCGGACCGCGTCCGGCCGCAGCCGCAGGACGACGACTAGCGCAGGACGATGGCCGCGGTGAGCACCGCCATCACCAGGGCGGCCGCCACTCCGGTCGCCAGGGTCGCGACCGCCAGTCGACGCATGCCCGGGGTGTGGTCGACCTGGCCGGAGGTGTGGGCGATCATCCTGATCGCACCGGTCGGCAGGAACCAGGCCGTGGCGATGAAGCTCAGGGCCCACGCGATCTCTAGACCGTCCATGTCGGTGAGGTCCCCGCGCGCCGCTAGATGACCTGGATGCGACGCGCCTCGGGCGCCTCGGTGGACACGTCGACGTCGTAGACGACCCGCACACCGGGGCTGAACGCCTCGGGGACCACCGGGCTGAGGTCGGCGGCCCGGGCGAAGACCTCCGGTCCGCCGCCGTCGGGCTCGATGAACCCATGGGCGCGCTCGGCGGAGAACCACCGGATGGTGCCGGTGGGCACGTCAGCCGGCCTTCGGGACGCGCTGGAGCTGCTCGCGCTCCTCGACGGTGAGACCTCCCCAGACGCCGTACGGCTCGCGCACGGAGAGCGCGTGCTCGCGGCACTCGTGGACCACGGGGCAGCGGGCGCACACGGCCTTGGCGCCCTGCTCGCGCAGGTGCTTGGCCGCACCGCGCTCGGCGGACGGTGAGAAGAACACCGAGGAGTCCAGGCCCGTGCAGGCAGCGCTGTGCTGCCATTCGTAGACCTCGATCAACGGCATGGGAAGACGCTTCAAGTTCGGCATGTGAGGCTCCAGCTCTCAAACGATGCGCTGGCCGGTGCGGCCAAGTTCCGTGCTCTCGAAACTGAGGCTGATCGTACGCAGAACTTGTTCACATCGACAAGCCCCCTGAACAAGTTTTCTCGACGGATGTCAGGAGCCCGGCTGAAGAGACACCCCGGCGAGCACGTGTGCGCGGCTCGCAATGGGGAACGCTGCGGGCATGAGCACGACGCAGCGCGACATCGCCGCCACCCTCGTCCGGGAGCACGGCCGCACGCTCGCCGAGGATGCGGGCATCAGGCTGCGGGACAAGCCGTCGCCCCTCTGGCGTCTCCTCGTGCTGGCGCTGCTGCTCTCGGCGCGGATCGACGCGCGGCTCGCGGAGCTCCTCCAGGGGGTCACGGGCATCGGTCCGGCCGGAGCATCGATCTTCCTGCGTGAGGTCCAGGCCGTGTGGGCCGACCTCGCTCCGTACCTCGACGACCTGACGCTGGAGGGGGCGCGAACCGCTGGGCTGCCGGACGATCCGATCCGGTTGGCCGGGCTCGTCCCGGAGGCGGACCTCGTGCGCCTCGTCTCCGCCTGCGTCCGGGTCGCGCGGGACCCCGAGCTGCTGGAGGCCTGATCGTGGTGCTCGACGTGGCGGCCCGGAGCCGGGACGCCCTGGCGCGACACCCACGCGTCCCTCGCGCGGCGAAGGCGGCCGTCGCCGCGGTCCTGGCGTGGTTGGCGGTGCAACCTCTGGGTGGCGCGGCGGACGAGTACCCGTACTACGCGCCCCTGGGTGCTGTCATCGCCGTCTCGGCGACGGTCGCCGACTCGGTGCGCGCGTCAGTGCAAGGGGTCGCAGCGATCCTGCTCGGTGCCGCACTCGCGGTGGGTGCGGGCGCGGTGGTCCCGACGGTGCCCGGGCTGGCGGTCGTCGTGTTCCTCGGGACGCTCGTCGCGGGATGGTGGCGCCTGGGCGAGATGGGCAGCTGGGCGCCGGTCTCGGCGTTGTTCGTCCTCATCATCGGCAGCAGCGGGCTCGCGGAGTACGTGACCGGATACGTCCTGCTGACCGGACTCGGAGCCGCGGTCGGCGTGCTGGTCAACACGGTCTTCCCGCCGATGCCCCTCGCGCCGGGCGACCGGGAGCTGACGGAGGTCCGGGAGGCGCTCGCCGCGCAGCTCGACGACCTGGCCGGCGGCCTGCGTCACGAGCAGCTCCCGAATCGCTCCGCCTGGCTCGAGCGGCACCACGACATCCGGCCCCAGGCCCGCGCGATGGGCCTGCTCGTGGCACGGTCGGCGCAGGTGCGTCGCGTGAACTGGCGGGCCCGTCGGTGGCAGGACCATGCTGATCGACAGGCCGAGCACGCTCGCGCGCTGGAGCGGCTCTCGCTGGTCGTCGACGACCTCGCCGGGCTCCTGGTGCGGCGCGAGAACGCCGATCTCGCGACGGTCGCCCTCGGGCCCCGTCTGCGCGGGCCGGCCGCGACGGCGATGGAGGCGGTCGCCGGCATGTTGCGCGACCACGACGCCGGGGACGACCCGCCGTCGTCGAAGGCCGTCGACGAGGCGGAGCGTGCCGTGGAGAGGCTCATGGATGCGGTCACCGAGCGGATGCGCGCGGGGAGCACGGACGTGTTGGAGGCGGGCGCGATCGTGACGGCCCTGCGTCAGCTCGTCGCGACGGCGTGACGTCGGACGTGGTCGCCGCCGTGCTGGGTGGCTCGCCCACGCAGGGCCCGACTCAGGCGGATGGCACCGCGTCGCGCGTGCGCGTTCGGTCCTGGAGCGCGAGCCATCCCCATCCGGCGGCCAGCAGGACCATCGCGAGGACGCCCCACGGCCGGTAGACGTGCTCCTGCCAGAACATGACCGCACCGACCGCCACGAGCACCGCACCCGGTGCCGCCCGCACGACCCCGATCTCGCGGGCGGCGACCGCGACGGCGATCGCTGATGCGCCGAAGTACGCGTAGCTCCCGACGTCGCCGAGGTCCCCGGCGACCCGGAAGAGCGTGCCGAGTCCGACACCGCCGTCGTGCTTGACGGCGCCCGCGGCGATGCCGGCGATGACGTCGAGGCTCGTGTAGAAGCACGCGTAGACGAAGGCCAAGACCCCGACGACGACACCCGCTGCGCGGTTCGAGCGCCGTGCGACGAGCCACGGACCCAGGGCCAGCAGCGGGAACACGGGGAGCAGGACGGTGTGCATCATCTGCCAGTGGTGCGCCGACTCGAACGTGAGCCTGGGGGGATGGGTGAGCCCCACGGCCGCGATGAGGAGTGGCGGCAGCGTCGCAGCGAGGATCAGGCGAGCGCGATGGTCCATGCGTCAGCCCGCGGTGAGCTCGAGGGCGATGTTGTCGGGGTCCCGGAACTCCAGGATCGACATGCCGCCGATGTCCTTGATGTCCTCGTGCGCGACGCCGAGGCCGTCCAGCACCTCCACCGCCTGCTCGAGCGCGGCGCGATCCGGCACGGTGAAGCTGATGTGGTCGAGGCCGGCGCGGTCCTCGTCGAACATGTCCTGGCCCGGGGCGACGGGTCGCAGCCCGAGCAGGCCGCCGGCGAACGAGTAGATGACGCCCCCGAACAGGAAGGCGAGCTGCTCACGGGTCTCGGCGTCAGGATTCTCGGGAAGCTCGAAGGCCACGTCGAACCCGAAGACCGAGTCGTAGAACGCGCGCGACGCCGCGATGTCGCTCACGGTCAGGCGCACGTGGCTGTAGTCGGTCACGGTGACGGGCATGGAGTGTCCTTCGTGGCTCGGCGGGAGGTTCTCCCACCGTGACACGCCACCCCGGACCTTTCTCGGGAACCGGCTGCGCGGCCGACCCCGTGCCTCGGCGGCCGTGGCGGCGCACCGTCAGGGCATGTGCCGGAACCTCCGGGTCCTTCACCACATCGCCCCGCCCACAGGCGTCCTGCCTCACGGGGCCGGGACGAATCCTTGCGACCCCAGCAGCGGCACCGTGCGGGAGCCATCGACGTCGGCGGCTCGATGTACCCGGTCGCGCTCACCGGTCGCCAGGCAGAGCTGTCCGCCGGCGCAGGCCACGAGGTGCGACTCCTCCCGGCCGATGACGAGGCGGTAGGAGTCGGCCGCCCAGGCCGCCTCGGGGGAGAGCCCGCGCCAGTCGTGGTCCTCGAGGGCCGCGAGGATCGCGCCGGCACCCCAGAGGTCCTCGACGGCCGGGCGCAGCGATCCGTCGGGCCACGCCGCACCGGCCGCGATGACCGCAACGGTCTGGTCGTCCTCGTCGTGCTCGCGCGCCAGCCAGTCGGCGACCGCCCGCGCGTTGTGGAGCGAGCCGGCGACGACCGTGGTGACCCGGGCCGCGAGGTCGAGCGCCAACCGGCCGGCCGGGTCCGCCGGGTCGACCGGCCAGACCGGTGCGCCGGCGTCCAGCCCGTGGGTCACGTCGGTCGTCGCGTGCAGCACGTCCACGACGACGGCCACGTCGACGCCGTC from Aeromicrobium sp. Sec7.5 harbors:
- a CDS encoding WhiB family transcriptional regulator, giving the protein MPLIEVYEWQHSAACTGLDSSVFFSPSAERGAAKHLREQGAKAVCARCPVVHECREHALSVREPYGVWGGLTVEEREQLQRVPKAG
- a CDS encoding cold-shock protein, producing MPTGTIRWFSAERAHGFIEPDGGGPEVFARAADLSPVVPEAFSPGVRVVYDVDVSTEAPEARRIQVI
- a CDS encoding 2-phosphosulfolactate phosphatase; its protein translation is MDPALAQLAHTVRFEWGAAGAAAVADGVDVAVVVDVLHATTDVTHGLDAGAPVWPVDPADPAGRLALDLAARVTTVVAGSLHNARAVADWLAREHDEDDQTVAVIAAGAAWPDGSLRPAVEDLWGAGAILAALEDHDWRGLSPEAAWAADSYRLVIGREESHLVACAGGQLCLATGERDRVHRAADVDGSRTVPLLGSQGFVPAP
- a CDS encoding VOC family protein: MPVTVTDYSHVRLTVSDIAASRAFYDSVFGFDVAFELPENPDAETREQLAFLFGGVIYSFAGGLLGLRPVAPGQDMFDEDRAGLDHISFTVPDRAALEQAVEVLDGLGVAHEDIKDIGGMSILEFRDPDNIALELTAG
- a CDS encoding GAF and ANTAR domain-containing protein, which produces MDVRRLLSDMALEVQHLTPAETFERIAHYARTAVDARDSGIMMVRARAKVAPVSSTSDDVDRAHRLQVECGEGPCLEAIFGTESSYVTGDAENDPRWPRWGSRVADLGYRSVVSVRLATVDRTYGSLNAYSRDVDDFSDQDLEVMKYLAVHATVAIAGSLAVVGLQAALESRNLIGQAQGILMTTYDLDADGAFQYLRRLSMDGNQRLFDVATQVVEQRHQLRSDRVRPQPQDDD
- a CDS encoding FUSC family protein; this translates as MAARSRDALARHPRVPRAAKAAVAAVLAWLAVQPLGGAADEYPYYAPLGAVIAVSATVADSVRASVQGVAAILLGAALAVGAGAVVPTVPGLAVVVFLGTLVAGWWRLGEMGSWAPVSALFVLIIGSSGLAEYVTGYVLLTGLGAAVGVLVNTVFPPMPLAPGDRELTEVREALAAQLDDLAGGLRHEQLPNRSAWLERHHDIRPQARAMGLLVARSAQVRRVNWRARRWQDHADRQAEHARALERLSLVVDDLAGLLVRRENADLATVALGPRLRGPAATAMEAVAGMLRDHDAGDDPPSSKAVDEAERAVERLMDAVTERMRAGSTDVLEAGAIVTALRQLVATA